In a genomic window of [Empedobacter] haloabium:
- a CDS encoding D-amino acid dehydrogenase — protein sequence MKTIAVIGGGITGVTTAYALAQRGLAVTLFEKHRYPAMETSYANGGQLSASNAEVWNHWSTVRKGVGWMLRRDAPLLVRPHPTWHKLSWFAEFLAAVPRYRDNTVATARMAVAAREHLYAWAAQEGIAFDQRRQGILHIYRDKAGFDHAAQVTKLLAQGGLPRRGVTPQEMRAIEPTLAGDYYGGFYTESDSSGDIHKFTTGLARACERRGVALLCQRDVLALAVDERGASITVRHGDVQDTCDFDAVVVCAGTASRALAAMVGDRVNVYPVKGYSITVNLPDGASQAAAPTVSLLDDATKLVASRFGQDRLRVAGTAEFAGYDKDIRADRIRPLVEWVERCFPGVSTKSVVPWAGLRPMMPDTMPRVGRGRTPFVFYNTGHGHLGWTLAAATAEMVAHEVYAAVEPAAGRRLAALAA from the coding sequence ATGAAAACCATCGCAGTCATCGGCGGCGGCATCACCGGTGTCACCACCGCGTATGCGCTGGCCCAGCGCGGGCTGGCCGTCACCTTGTTCGAGAAGCACCGCTATCCGGCCATGGAGACGTCGTATGCCAACGGCGGCCAGCTGTCGGCGTCCAACGCGGAAGTGTGGAACCACTGGAGCACGGTCAGGAAAGGCGTCGGCTGGATGCTGCGGCGCGACGCGCCGCTGCTGGTGCGCCCGCACCCCACCTGGCACAAGCTGTCCTGGTTCGCCGAGTTCCTGGCGGCCGTGCCGCGCTACCGCGACAACACGGTGGCCACCGCGCGCATGGCGGTGGCCGCGCGCGAGCACCTGTACGCCTGGGCCGCGCAGGAAGGCATCGCGTTCGACCAGCGGCGCCAGGGCATCCTGCACATCTACCGCGACAAGGCCGGCTTCGACCACGCCGCCCAGGTGACCAAGCTGCTGGCGCAGGGCGGGCTGCCGCGCCGCGGCGTGACGCCGCAGGAGATGCGCGCCATCGAACCCACGCTGGCGGGCGACTACTATGGCGGCTTTTATACGGAAAGCGACAGCAGCGGCGACATCCACAAGTTCACCACCGGCCTGGCCCGTGCCTGCGAGCGCCGCGGCGTGGCGCTGCTGTGCCAGCGCGACGTACTGGCGCTGGCGGTGGACGAGCGCGGCGCCAGCATCACGGTGCGCCATGGCGATGTGCAGGACACCTGCGACTTCGACGCCGTCGTCGTCTGCGCCGGCACCGCCAGCCGGGCGCTGGCCGCGATGGTGGGCGACCGCGTCAACGTCTATCCGGTCAAGGGCTATTCCATCACCGTCAACCTGCCGGACGGCGCCAGCCAGGCCGCGGCGCCCACCGTCAGCCTGCTCGACGACGCCACCAAGCTGGTGGCCAGCCGCTTCGGCCAGGACCGCCTGCGCGTCGCGGGCACGGCGGAATTCGCGGGCTACGACAAGGATATCCGCGCCGACCGGATTCGCCCGCTGGTGGAGTGGGTGGAGCGCTGCTTCCCCGGTGTCTCGACGAAAAGCGTGGTGCCGTGGGCCGGCCTGCGGCCGATGATGCCGGACACGATGCCGCGCGTGGGGCGGGGGCGTACGCCGTTCGTGTTCTATAACACGGGACATGGTCACCTGGGCTGGACGCTTGCCGCCGCGACGGCGGAGATGGTGGCGCACGAGGTGTATGCGGCCGTGGAGCCGGCGGCGGGGCGGCGGCTGGCGGCGCTGGCGGCGTAA
- a CDS encoding efflux RND transporter permease subunit, whose product MPKFFIDRPVFAWVIALFILLGGALAITVLPVAQYPTIAPPSIVVTANYPGATAQVLDDAVTSVIEQEMNGADGLQYVESQSDASGGVTITVTFQPGTNPDLAAVDVQNRIKRVESRLPQAVTQQGVQVNKARSNILMFVGLYSTDGRMDPTAIGDYMARNVVNEIKRIPGVGQAQLFGTERALRVWVDPDKLTGLKLNMSDVTAAIRAQNAQVTSGTIGDLPNPRSQAYAAPVVVTGQLTSVEQFRKVVLRANPDGSTVRLGDVARLEMGGASYNISARLSGQPFVAIAVQQSLTGNALATANLVKDKMEELSKFFPPGLKYTVPYDTSTFVKISIEEVVKTLLEAVVLVFIVMYVFLQNLRYTIIPTIVVPIALMGTFAAMQLFGYSINVLTMFGMVLAIGILVDDAIVVVENVERIMSEEGLSPREATKKAMSQITGAIVGITLVLIAVFVPMAFFGGAVGAIYRQFSLSMVAAMAFSALMALTLTPALCATMLKPVEAGHHIEKRGFFGWFNRGFAKTATGYQGVIARILTRTGRFMLIFVALLAIVAWLYAKLPSSFLPNEDQGYIITNVQLPPGASRPRAEAVLAKVDAYFRQQPEVARTIAVAGFSFSGNGQNAGLVFVPLKDWDERGKGHSADDLAKRAMGALSGIPDAIVFPLSPPPIRELGNATGITARLQDRSAQGHEALVAARNQLLGMAAKSEILRGLRPEGMEDAPQLQVDIDREKANALGVTFADINSTLSAGLGSSYVNDFNAANRQQRVIVQADQRHRMQPADILRLNVRSSGGGMVPFASFATTKWINGPVQLVRYNGYPAIKLTGDAAPGRSTGEAMEELERLAAQLPPGFGIEWTGQSLEERTSGSQAPALFALSLLAAFLVLAALYESESIPIAVLLVVPLGVLGALLGAHLRDLPNDVYFKVGLIAIIGLSAKNAILIIEFAKDLQAQGMGLIEATLEAVHLRFRPIIMTSLAFILGVLPLVIATGAGSASQRAIGTGVMGGMITATVLAVFLVPVFFVVIRRIFKGSERQRRLAAHQLDMPETKA is encoded by the coding sequence ATGCCAAAATTCTTCATCGACCGCCCCGTGTTCGCATGGGTGATCGCCCTCTTCATCCTGCTGGGTGGGGCGCTGGCGATCACCGTGCTGCCGGTGGCGCAGTATCCAACTATCGCGCCGCCGTCGATCGTCGTCACGGCCAACTATCCGGGCGCCACCGCGCAGGTGCTGGACGATGCCGTCACCAGCGTCATCGAACAGGAAATGAACGGCGCCGACGGCCTGCAGTACGTCGAGTCGCAGAGCGATGCCAGCGGCGGCGTGACGATCACCGTCACCTTCCAGCCCGGCACCAATCCGGACCTGGCCGCGGTGGACGTGCAGAACCGCATCAAGCGGGTCGAATCACGCCTGCCGCAGGCCGTCACGCAGCAGGGCGTGCAGGTCAACAAGGCGCGTTCGAACATCCTGATGTTCGTCGGCTTGTATTCCACCGACGGCCGCATGGACCCGACGGCGATCGGCGACTACATGGCGCGCAACGTGGTCAACGAGATCAAGCGCATTCCCGGCGTCGGCCAGGCGCAGTTGTTCGGCACCGAGCGCGCGCTGCGCGTGTGGGTCGATCCGGACAAGCTGACGGGCCTGAAGCTGAACATGAGCGACGTCACCGCCGCGATCCGCGCCCAGAATGCGCAGGTCACGTCCGGCACCATTGGCGACCTGCCCAATCCGCGCTCGCAGGCGTACGCCGCGCCGGTCGTGGTGACGGGCCAGCTGACCTCCGTCGAACAATTCCGCAAGGTGGTCCTGCGTGCCAATCCGGATGGCTCGACGGTTCGCCTGGGCGACGTGGCGCGCCTGGAGATGGGCGGCGCCAGCTACAACATCAGCGCGCGCCTGTCCGGCCAGCCCTTCGTGGCGATCGCCGTGCAGCAGTCGCTGACCGGTAACGCGCTGGCCACGGCCAACCTGGTCAAGGACAAGATGGAGGAGCTGTCGAAGTTCTTCCCGCCCGGCCTGAAGTACACGGTGCCGTACGATACCTCCACCTTCGTCAAGATCTCGATCGAGGAAGTGGTCAAGACGCTGCTGGAAGCGGTGGTGCTGGTGTTTATCGTCATGTACGTGTTCCTGCAGAACTTGCGCTACACGATCATCCCGACCATCGTCGTGCCGATCGCGCTGATGGGCACCTTCGCGGCGATGCAGCTGTTCGGCTATTCGATCAACGTGCTGACGATGTTCGGCATGGTGCTGGCCATCGGCATCCTGGTCGACGACGCCATCGTGGTCGTGGAAAACGTCGAGCGCATCATGAGCGAGGAAGGCCTGTCGCCGCGCGAGGCGACGAAGAAGGCGATGTCGCAGATCACCGGCGCCATCGTCGGCATCACGCTGGTGCTGATCGCCGTGTTCGTGCCGATGGCGTTCTTCGGTGGCGCCGTGGGCGCGATCTACCGCCAGTTCTCGCTGTCGATGGTGGCGGCCATGGCCTTCTCGGCGCTGATGGCGCTGACCCTGACGCCGGCGCTGTGCGCGACGATGTTGAAACCCGTCGAGGCCGGCCACCACATCGAAAAGCGCGGCTTCTTCGGCTGGTTCAACCGCGGCTTCGCGAAGACGGCGACGGGCTACCAGGGCGTGATCGCGCGCATCCTGACGCGCACCGGCCGCTTCATGCTGATCTTCGTCGCGCTGCTGGCGATCGTGGCGTGGCTGTACGCGAAGCTGCCGTCGTCGTTCCTGCCCAACGAGGACCAGGGCTACATCATCACCAACGTGCAGTTGCCGCCGGGGGCTTCGCGGCCGCGCGCGGAAGCGGTGCTGGCCAAGGTGGACGCCTACTTCCGCCAGCAGCCGGAAGTGGCGCGCACCATCGCGGTGGCAGGCTTCTCGTTCTCCGGCAACGGCCAGAACGCCGGCCTGGTGTTCGTGCCGCTGAAGGACTGGGACGAGCGCGGCAAGGGCCATTCCGCCGACGACCTGGCCAAGCGGGCGATGGGCGCGCTGTCCGGCATTCCGGACGCGATCGTGTTCCCGCTGTCGCCGCCGCCGATCCGCGAGCTGGGCAACGCCACCGGCATCACGGCGCGCCTGCAGGACCGCAGCGCGCAGGGCCACGAGGCGCTGGTCGCCGCACGCAACCAGCTGCTCGGCATGGCCGCGAAAAGCGAGATCCTGCGCGGCCTGCGGCCGGAAGGCATGGAGGACGCGCCGCAGCTGCAGGTCGACATCGACCGCGAGAAGGCCAACGCGCTGGGCGTGACGTTTGCGGACATCAACAGCACCCTGTCGGCCGGCCTGGGCTCGTCCTACGTGAACGACTTCAACGCGGCCAACCGCCAGCAGCGCGTGATCGTGCAGGCCGACCAGCGCCACCGCATGCAGCCGGCGGACATCCTGCGCCTGAACGTGCGCAGCAGTGGCGGCGGCATGGTGCCGTTCGCGTCGTTCGCCACCACCAAATGGATCAACGGTCCCGTGCAGCTGGTGCGCTACAACGGCTACCCCGCCATCAAGCTGACCGGCGACGCGGCACCGGGCCGCAGCACCGGCGAGGCGATGGAGGAACTGGAACGGCTGGCCGCCCAGCTGCCGCCGGGGTTCGGCATCGAGTGGACCGGCCAGTCGCTAGAGGAGCGCACGTCCGGCTCGCAGGCCCCGGCCCTGTTCGCGCTGTCGCTGCTGGCCGCCTTCCTGGTGCTGGCGGCGCTGTACGAAAGCGAATCGATTCCGATCGCGGTACTGCTGGTGGTGCCGCTGGGCGTATTGGGCGCGCTGCTGGGCGCGCACCTGCGCGACCTGCCGAACGACGTCTATTTCAAGGTGGGCCTGATCGCCATCATCGGCCTGTCGGCCAAGAACGCGATCCTGATCATCGAGTTCGCCAAGGACCTGCAGGCGCAGGGCATGGGTCTGATCGAGGCGACGCTGGAGGCGGTGCACCTGCGCTTCCGCCCCATCATCATGACATCGCTGGCGTTCATCCTGGGCGTGCTGCCGCTGGTGATCGCGACCGGTGCCGGCTCGGCCAGCCAGCGCGCCATCGGCACGGGCGTGATGGGCGGGATGATCACGGCCACCGTGCTGGCGGTATTCCTGGTGCCCGTGTTCTTCGTCGTGATCCGCCGGATCTTCAAGGGCAGCGAGCGCCAGCGTCGCCTGGCCGCACATCAACTGGATATGCCGGAGACCAAAGCATGA
- a CDS encoding efflux transporter outer membrane subunit — MKTPLLTVLAAALLSACSLAPSYQRPAAPMAEAFPDNAPGAGATAPPAADGKAAIDTGWRDFFADERLRQLIASALDNNRDLRTAALRIEEARAAYNITRADRLPNLNGALTGTRARTPAWQDPAGGAGVGERYDVGISSAFELDFFGRVRSLSDAALASYLATDEARRAAQISLVAEVAKAYFTERAYAEQLALAQSTYDARRRTYELTRQRMDVGASSLLDLRLNETLMETARAQALATARQRAQAENALTLLVGAPPAQAATGAMADDRQIDAMSAVPAGLPSDLLTRRPDIRAAEQRLRAANANIGAARAAFFPRISLTAALGSSSPEFSGLFDSGTRTWSFVPQLTVPIFDAGRNRANLGLAEVRKDIAVADYEKTIQVAFREVADALAARTYLADQVAAQRAIQEAQAERLRLLQLRFENGVASTLDVLDAQRELFDAQQQLVQARLLRTTSAIDLYRALGGGLQ, encoded by the coding sequence ATGAAGACACCTCTGTTGACCGTACTGGCCGCCGCGCTGCTGTCGGCCTGCTCGCTGGCGCCAAGCTACCAGCGCCCCGCCGCGCCGATGGCCGAGGCCTTCCCGGACAACGCGCCCGGCGCCGGCGCGACCGCGCCCCCGGCCGCGGACGGCAAGGCGGCCATCGATACCGGCTGGCGCGACTTCTTCGCCGACGAGCGCCTGCGCCAGCTGATCGCCAGCGCGCTGGACAACAACCGCGACCTGCGCACGGCCGCTCTGCGCATCGAGGAAGCGCGCGCCGCCTACAACATCACCCGCGCCGACCGGCTGCCGAACCTGAACGGCGCGCTGACGGGCACGCGGGCGCGCACGCCGGCGTGGCAGGATCCGGCCGGCGGTGCCGGCGTGGGCGAGCGCTACGACGTCGGCATCTCCAGCGCGTTCGAACTGGACTTCTTCGGCCGCGTGCGCAGCCTGTCCGACGCGGCCCTGGCCTCGTACCTCGCAACCGACGAAGCGCGGCGCGCGGCGCAGATCAGCCTCGTGGCGGAAGTGGCGAAAGCCTACTTCACCGAACGGGCCTATGCCGAGCAGCTGGCGCTGGCGCAAAGCACCTATGACGCGCGCCGGCGCACCTATGAGCTGACGCGCCAGCGCATGGACGTGGGCGCCTCCTCCTTGCTGGACCTGCGCCTGAACGAGACGCTGATGGAAACGGCGCGCGCGCAGGCGCTGGCGACGGCGCGGCAGCGTGCCCAGGCCGAGAACGCGTTGACCCTGCTGGTGGGCGCGCCGCCGGCGCAGGCGGCTACCGGCGCGATGGCGGACGACCGCCAGATCGACGCGATGAGTGCCGTGCCGGCCGGGCTGCCGTCCGACCTCCTGACGCGCCGTCCGGATATCCGCGCGGCCGAGCAGCGCCTGCGCGCCGCCAACGCCAACATCGGCGCGGCGCGCGCCGCCTTCTTCCCGCGCATCTCGCTGACGGCGGCGCTGGGCAGCAGCAGCCCGGAGTTCTCCGGGCTGTTCGACAGCGGCACCAGGACGTGGTCGTTCGTGCCGCAGCTGACGGTGCCGATCTTCGACGCCGGCCGCAACCGCGCCAACCTGGGCCTGGCCGAGGTACGCAAGGACATCGCCGTGGCCGACTACGAAAAGACGATCCAGGTGGCGTTCCGCGAAGTGGCGGACGCGCTGGCGGCGCGCACGTATCTGGCCGACCAGGTGGCGGCGCAACGCGCGATCCAGGAAGCGCAGGCCGAGCGCCTGCGCCTCTTGCAACTGCGCTTCGAGAACGGCGTGGCCAGCACCCTGGACGTGCTCGATGCGCAGCGCGAGCTGTTCGACGCCCAGCAGCAGCTGGTGCAGGCCCGCCTGCTGCGCACCACCAGCGCGATCGACCTGTACCGGGCCTTGGGAGGCGGGCTGCAATAA
- a CDS encoding patatin-like phospholipase family protein — MDAPITIRLGARARQRIAREGLQAADVAIVPAAAGGPKGLILHGIDTWLFGEWLANAPRERRLIGASIGAWRMAASALADPVAAHRRLAHHYTHQTYPAKVDAAYVTRNVRGILDEALGGHGGEALSNPWYRLSVITARGIGPLAQTRGVRWREMAGFLLAAAGNAVARARLARAMERVVFHDARDDSAWLRERFDPFGTQFAALSEENLRVALLASGSIPLLLEAVTDIPGAPAGTYWDGGLIDYHLHLPYQRDAGLVLYPHFSDHIVPGWLDKSMPWRRARDAALDNVVLVAPSPSFLARLPNRKMPDRGDFKHYGQDHASRIRDWSFAIGESERLAEALAQWVEKPDLKQAGDF, encoded by the coding sequence ATGGATGCACCGATCACCATCCGCCTGGGCGCACGGGCGCGCCAGCGCATCGCCCGCGAGGGCCTGCAGGCGGCCGACGTTGCCATCGTCCCCGCCGCGGCGGGCGGGCCGAAAGGCCTGATCCTGCACGGCATCGACACGTGGCTGTTCGGCGAATGGCTGGCCAACGCGCCGCGCGAACGCCGGCTGATCGGCGCGTCGATCGGTGCCTGGCGCATGGCTGCCAGCGCGCTGGCCGATCCGGTCGCCGCGCACCGGCGCCTGGCCCATCACTACACGCACCAGACCTATCCGGCCAAGGTCGACGCGGCCTACGTGACCCGCAACGTACGCGGGATACTGGACGAGGCGCTCGGCGGGCATGGCGGGGAGGCGCTGAGTAATCCCTGGTACCGGCTGTCCGTCATCACGGCGCGCGGTATCGGCCCGCTGGCACAGACGCGCGGCGTGCGCTGGCGCGAGATGGCCGGCTTCCTGCTGGCGGCGGCCGGCAATGCCGTCGCGCGCGCGCGGCTGGCGCGGGCGATGGAGCGGGTGGTGTTTCATGACGCGCGCGACGACAGCGCCTGGCTGCGCGAACGCTTCGATCCCTTCGGCACGCAGTTCGCCGCGCTGTCCGAAGAGAACCTGCGCGTGGCGCTGCTGGCATCGGGCTCGATCCCGCTGCTGCTGGAAGCGGTGACGGACATTCCCGGCGCGCCGGCCGGCACCTACTGGGACGGCGGCCTGATCGACTACCACCTGCACCTGCCCTACCAGCGCGACGCCGGCCTGGTGCTGTATCCGCACTTCAGCGACCACATCGTGCCGGGTTGGCTGGACAAGTCGATGCCATGGCGCCGGGCGCGCGACGCGGCGCTGGACAACGTGGTGCTGGTGGCGCCGTCGCCATCGTTCCTGGCGCGGCTGCCGAATCGCAAGATGCCGGACCGGGGCGACTTCAAGCATTACGGTCAGGACCACGCCAGCCGCATCCGCGACTGGTCGTTTGCCATCGGCGAAAGCGAGCGGCTGGCGGAGGCGTTGGCGCAGTGGGTGGAGAAGCCGGATTTGAAGCAAGCCGGCGACTTTTAA
- a CDS encoding ATP-binding protein yields MKTVSASSDDVKILLSVKEDHFNDVKSARIAPAKLQETFVAFANSDGGDLYIGIEDRKVTTERIIGFAEAEDANAIISTLLEETKPAVESVFVEFIQVSSKGLVLHFAIPKSPKVHYTASGDCYIRVNAATKKIKGERITQLAYSKGSEIYERKAVDDVEVEDMAESPFLKDYMERVDSNIDPVSFLRKQRLLTKSGEERIPNVACVLLFDEDPQATLQTRCAVKVYRLRTSDQDYKREQLAEMPATINGPIEVLIQKTIEKVAEYVHGASFKDGDKLVKLAYPAEALKEILVNAVIHRDYSLNDDIHVRIFDNRIEIRSPGKLAGYMTVDNLYEDRFSRNPNIVRMLHNLPNPVNHDIGEGLDHAKNELRKAGLIPPSFEEAENSFIVTVKHQKIASVEDVVIKHIKDNPESIITNRLVRQLSGEEDMQKVKKALQRLRQDGVIVPVDESAKAFNFSYVKAKH; encoded by the coding sequence ATGAAAACTGTTTCTGCGTCGTCTGATGATGTGAAGATCCTTCTTTCCGTTAAAGAAGATCACTTTAACGATGTAAAGAGTGCGCGGATTGCGCCTGCAAAGCTCCAAGAAACCTTCGTAGCATTCGCGAATTCTGACGGAGGTGATCTTTATATTGGTATCGAGGACCGGAAAGTTACCACTGAGCGGATAATTGGCTTCGCCGAAGCCGAAGATGCAAATGCAATTATTTCGACGCTGCTTGAGGAAACAAAGCCAGCTGTAGAGAGCGTTTTTGTCGAATTTATCCAAGTTTCTTCCAAAGGGCTGGTGCTGCATTTTGCGATTCCAAAAAGTCCGAAGGTTCATTATACGGCATCCGGAGATTGTTATATCCGTGTAAACGCGGCAACGAAGAAAATCAAGGGTGAGCGGATCACTCAACTCGCGTATTCTAAAGGGTCAGAGATATACGAGCGCAAAGCTGTTGACGATGTCGAAGTGGAAGATATGGCCGAAAGCCCATTCTTAAAGGATTATATGGAACGTGTGGATTCCAATATTGATCCCGTTAGCTTTCTCCGCAAGCAACGACTGTTGACGAAAAGTGGAGAGGAGAGAATTCCCAATGTTGCATGTGTTCTACTTTTCGATGAAGATCCCCAAGCGACTTTGCAGACTCGATGTGCGGTTAAAGTGTATCGCCTCAGGACCTCCGACCAGGATTATAAGCGTGAGCAATTAGCTGAGATGCCTGCCACTATTAACGGCCCTATAGAGGTTTTAATACAAAAAACCATTGAAAAAGTTGCTGAATACGTTCATGGGGCGTCCTTTAAGGATGGCGATAAGTTAGTGAAGCTTGCTTATCCGGCGGAAGCGTTGAAGGAGATATTGGTTAACGCCGTAATTCATCGCGACTACAGCCTGAATGATGACATACATGTACGTATTTTCGATAATCGTATAGAGATACGTAGTCCTGGGAAGTTGGCAGGTTACATGACGGTCGATAATTTGTATGAGGATCGTTTTTCAAGAAACCCGAATATTGTTCGTATGCTGCATAATCTACCGAACCCCGTTAACCACGATATCGGCGAAGGGTTAGATCATGCGAAGAATGAACTGCGTAAGGCTGGCCTTATTCCACCTTCATTTGAGGAGGCGGAAAATTCGTTCATCGTCACAGTTAAACATCAAAAGATCGCGTCTGTCGAGGATGTTGTCATCAAACATATCAAAGATAATCCTGAGTCGATTATAACTAATAGGCTGGTGAGGCAGCTAAGCGGTGAGGAAGATATGCAAAAGGTGAAGAAGGCATTGCAACGATTGAGGCAGGATGGTGTAATTGTTCCTGTTGACGAATCCGCGAAAGCCTTTAATTTTAGCTATGTGAAGGCAAAGCACTGA
- a CDS encoding efflux RND transporter periplasmic adaptor subunit, translating to MRSVPRRIPFATVVATLSLLAACGKKDTAPPAPPPPTVSVITVAPAAVAVTDELPGRVEASRIAQVRARTPGIVLKRVFQEGGDVKAGDVLFRIDPAEFQANYASAQAAVAKAEANLAQADLKVKRYKPLLAAQAVSQQEYDDAVTAQKQAAADLATARAARQTASLTLGYATVTAPISGRVGRALVTEGALVGQGEATPMATVQQLDPIYVTITQSSTELAQLRQALASGRLKSAGRDQARVTLLTENGDEYGQPGKLLFSDVSVDETTGSVSMRAEFPNPKRTLLPGMYVRARLEQGVNEAAITVPQQAVVRGAEGSSVMVVGGDNKVLARPVKAEASSGDKWIVSDGLKGGERIIVEGFQKAKPGALVTPQPWQPAAPANGPAAPAAAK from the coding sequence ATGAGATCTGTCCCTCGCCGTATCCCCTTCGCCACCGTCGTCGCCACGCTGTCCCTGCTGGCCGCCTGCGGCAAGAAAGACACCGCCCCTCCCGCCCCGCCCCCGCCCACCGTCTCCGTCATCACCGTCGCCCCGGCCGCCGTCGCCGTCACCGACGAGCTGCCCGGCCGCGTGGAGGCGTCGCGCATCGCGCAGGTGCGGGCGCGCACGCCGGGCATCGTGTTGAAGCGGGTGTTCCAGGAGGGCGGCGACGTCAAGGCGGGCGACGTGCTGTTTCGCATCGATCCGGCCGAGTTCCAGGCCAACTATGCCAGCGCGCAGGCGGCCGTCGCCAAGGCCGAGGCCAACCTGGCGCAGGCCGACCTGAAAGTGAAGCGCTACAAGCCGCTGCTGGCCGCGCAGGCCGTCAGCCAGCAGGAATACGACGACGCCGTGACGGCGCAGAAGCAGGCCGCAGCCGACCTGGCTACCGCCCGCGCGGCGCGCCAGACCGCCAGCCTGACCCTGGGTTACGCCACCGTGACGGCGCCGATCTCGGGCCGGGTGGGCCGCGCCCTCGTCACCGAAGGCGCGCTGGTGGGCCAGGGCGAGGCGACGCCGATGGCGACCGTGCAGCAGCTCGACCCGATCTACGTAACGATCACGCAGTCCTCCACCGAGCTGGCGCAGCTGCGCCAGGCGCTGGCCAGCGGCCGCCTGAAAAGCGCGGGCCGCGACCAGGCCCGTGTCACGCTGCTGACCGAGAACGGCGACGAATACGGCCAGCCCGGCAAGCTGCTGTTCTCGGATGTGTCGGTGGACGAGACCACCGGCTCGGTCTCGATGCGGGCCGAGTTTCCCAATCCGAAACGCACGCTGCTGCCGGGGATGTACGTGCGCGCCCGCCTGGAACAAGGCGTCAACGAGGCCGCCATCACCGTGCCGCAGCAGGCCGTCGTGCGCGGCGCCGAAGGCTCGTCCGTCATGGTCGTCGGCGGCGACAACAAGGTGCTCGCCCGTCCCGTCAAGGCCGAGGCATCGAGCGGCGACAAATGGATCGTCAGCGATGGCCTGAAGGGCGGAGAGCGCATCATCGTCGAGGGCTTCCAGAAGGCCAAGCCGGGTGCATTGGTGACGCCGCAGCCCTGGCAGCCGGCCGCGCCCGCGAACGGTCCTGCCGCCCCCGCAGCCGCGAAATAA
- the tal gene encoding transaldolase has protein sequence MNQLEQLKKYTKVVADTGDFQSIKAYTPRDATTNPSLILKAVQKDEYKPLLEKAVRDNPHASTGEVIDKLLIAFGGEILKVVSGRVSTEIDARLSFDVEANVAKGRELIDLYERAGFDRERVLIKIASTWEGIKAAEILEKEMIHCNLTLLFSLPQAIACAEAGVQLISPFVGRIYDWYKKQTGIDYVGAEDPGVQSVKRIYNYYRKFGYETEVMGASFRNTSQILELAGCDLLTISPDLLQKLADSEGPVERKLSAETATGAAAKMTLDEKTFRFMLNEDAMATEKLAEGIRAFCADSGKLKQIISGMR, from the coding sequence ATGAATCAACTCGAACAACTGAAGAAGTACACCAAGGTCGTCGCCGACACCGGCGATTTCCAGTCGATCAAGGCCTACACGCCGCGCGACGCCACCACCAATCCGTCGCTGATCCTGAAGGCGGTGCAGAAGGACGAATACAAGCCGCTGCTGGAAAAGGCCGTGCGCGACAACCCGCACGCCTCCACCGGCGAAGTGATCGACAAGCTGCTGATCGCCTTCGGCGGCGAGATCCTGAAGGTGGTGTCGGGCCGCGTCTCGACCGAGATCGATGCGCGCCTGTCGTTCGACGTCGAGGCCAACGTGGCCAAGGGCCGCGAGCTGATCGACCTGTACGAGCGCGCCGGCTTCGACCGCGAGCGCGTGCTGATCAAGATCGCCTCGACCTGGGAAGGCATCAAGGCCGCCGAGATCCTCGAGAAGGAAATGATCCACTGTAACCTGACCTTGCTGTTCTCGCTGCCGCAGGCGATCGCCTGCGCCGAGGCGGGCGTGCAGCTGATCTCGCCGTTCGTGGGCCGCATCTACGACTGGTACAAGAAGCAGACCGGCATCGACTACGTGGGCGCGGAAGACCCGGGCGTGCAGTCGGTCAAGCGCATCTACAACTACTACCGCAAGTTCGGCTACGAGACCGAAGTGATGGGCGCTTCCTTCCGCAACACCAGCCAGATCCTGGAACTGGCCGGTTGCGACCTGCTGACGATCAGCCCCGACCTGCTGCAGAAGCTGGCCGACAGCGAAGGCCCGGTCGAGCGCAAGCTGTCGGCCGAGACGGCCACCGGTGCGGCAGCCAAGATGACGCTGGACGAGAAGACCTTCCGCTTCATGCTCAACGAGGATGCGATGGCGACCGAGAAGCTGGCCGAAGGCATCCGCGCCTTCTGCGCCGATTCCGGCAAGCTGAAACAGATCATTTCCGGCATGCGCTGA